A single Carnobacterium inhibens subsp. inhibens DSM 13024 DNA region contains:
- the ftsZ gene encoding cell division protein FtsZ yields MDLEFDTNPANGAIIKVIGVGGAGNNAVNRMIDENVQGVEFIVANTDLQALAGSNAEVKIQLGPKLTRGLGAGANPEIGRKAAEESEEQIAESLRGADMIFVTAGMGGGTGTGAAPIVARIAKEQGALTVGVITRPFTFEGPKRGRFAAEGVAQMKEHVDTLVIISNNRLLEIVDKKTPMLEAFHEADNVLRQGVQGISDLITAPGYVNLDFADVKTVMENQGSALMGIGMASGENRTVEATKKAISSPLLEVSIDGAESVLLNITGGSDLTLFEAQDASDIVSAASTTEVNIIFGTSINENLGDDVIVTVIATGIDTTKAKEVKPQTSDRNRNASTQRIVPETSATQSDQTKDPFGDWDIRREPSLREQRAKAPSDDLTQQNEKPEFDIFKREEKQEQDNHSEEDNLDTPPFFRRRRK; encoded by the coding sequence ATGGACTTAGAATTTGATACAAACCCAGCTAATGGAGCAATCATTAAAGTAATAGGTGTTGGTGGAGCTGGTAATAATGCTGTAAACCGCATGATAGATGAAAATGTACAAGGTGTAGAATTTATCGTAGCAAATACTGACCTACAAGCTTTAGCAGGTTCAAATGCTGAAGTTAAAATCCAACTTGGGCCTAAATTGACTCGTGGATTAGGAGCTGGTGCAAATCCTGAAATCGGACGTAAAGCAGCTGAAGAGAGCGAAGAACAAATTGCTGAATCATTGCGTGGAGCTGATATGATTTTTGTAACTGCTGGTATGGGCGGCGGTACTGGTACTGGTGCTGCGCCAATCGTGGCTCGAATTGCTAAAGAACAAGGGGCTTTAACAGTTGGGGTCATTACTAGACCATTTACTTTTGAAGGACCAAAACGTGGACGTTTTGCTGCAGAAGGTGTAGCACAAATGAAAGAACACGTAGACACTCTAGTGATTATTTCTAATAATCGCTTATTAGAAATCGTTGACAAGAAAACGCCGATGCTTGAGGCTTTCCATGAAGCGGATAATGTTTTACGACAAGGTGTACAAGGAATTTCAGATTTAATTACTGCACCTGGATATGTAAACTTAGATTTTGCCGATGTAAAAACGGTTATGGAAAACCAAGGTTCAGCATTGATGGGAATCGGTATGGCTAGTGGTGAAAATCGTACAGTTGAAGCGACTAAAAAAGCTATTTCTTCTCCTTTATTAGAAGTTTCAATCGATGGAGCAGAATCTGTATTGTTAAATATCACTGGGGGATCTGATTTAACATTATTCGAAGCTCAAGATGCTTCAGATATCGTTTCAGCAGCCTCTACGACAGAAGTAAATATTATTTTTGGTACTTCTATTAATGAAAACTTAGGTGATGATGTTATCGTAACCGTTATTGCGACTGGGATCGATACAACTAAAGCAAAAGAAGTAAAACCACAAACAAGTGATAGAAACAGAAATGCTTCTACACAAAGAATTGTGCCTGAAACATCAGCTACACAATCTGACCAAACAAAAGATCCATTTGGCGACTGGGACATTCGCCGTGAACCTAGTTTGCGTGAGCAAAGAGCCAAAGCTCCATCAGATGACCTAACTCAGCAAAATGAAAAACCAGAATTTGATATTTTTAAACGTGAAGAAAAGCAAGAACAAGATAATCACTCTGAAGAAGATAATCTTGATACTCCACCATTCTTTAGAAGACGCCGTAAATAA
- a CDS encoding YggS family pyridoxal phosphate-dependent enzyme encodes MNSVKKNCGEIERKLGLSLKRVGRERSSVQVIAVTKSVSSKQTRAVIEEGYIHLAENRPEGLALKQEEIDDDCLIWHYIGNLQTRKVKKVINSIDYFHALDRLSLAKEIEKRAQKTIFCFVQVNVTGEDSKSGLSPDELTEFIVSLSQYTKIKVVGLMTMAPLDASETIIRSAFIQLRELQEMIKKKNLSYAPCTELSMGMSKDYTIAVEEGATFVRIGTSFFD; translated from the coding sequence ATGAATTCTGTTAAAAAAAATTGTGGTGAAATCGAACGCAAGTTAGGTTTATCATTAAAAAGAGTTGGTCGCGAACGTTCTAGTGTACAAGTTATAGCAGTAACTAAGAGCGTCTCCAGTAAACAAACAAGAGCTGTAATTGAAGAAGGGTATATTCATCTTGCAGAAAACCGTCCTGAGGGCTTAGCATTGAAGCAAGAAGAAATCGACGATGACTGTCTGATTTGGCATTATATTGGGAACCTTCAGACCAGAAAAGTAAAAAAAGTAATCAATTCTATTGATTACTTTCATGCTCTTGATCGTTTGTCGTTAGCAAAAGAAATTGAAAAAAGAGCTCAAAAGACAATTTTTTGTTTTGTTCAAGTAAATGTGACGGGCGAAGATTCTAAAAGTGGGTTAAGCCCAGATGAATTGACTGAATTTATTGTCAGCCTTTCACAGTATACTAAGATAAAAGTAGTCGGCTTAATGACTATGGCACCGTTGGATGCTAGTGAGACAATTATCCGATCAGCTTTTATTCAATTAAGAGAATTACAGGAAATGATTAAAAAAAAGAATCTTTCGTATGCACCCTGTACTGAACTTAGTATGGGAATGAGTAAAGATTACACAATTGCTGTTGAAGAAGGAGCAACTTTTGTTCGAATTGGAACGTCTTTTTTTGACTAA
- a CDS encoding cell division protein SepF, which produces MGMLTNFSQFFGLNDEEEFELEPVADHQQEKVVNRAKKNELKQEVKNQKAFNTRREPAATNKVISMKNPDISHQSKIVVFEPRVYSEVQEIADLLLANQSVVLNFTRIEEDQAKRIVDFLTGTIYAINGDIQRIGDEIFLCTPKNVEIDGMLSDITQEKDFY; this is translated from the coding sequence ATGGGTATGTTAACTAATTTTTCTCAGTTTTTTGGCTTAAACGACGAGGAAGAATTCGAGTTAGAACCAGTAGCTGATCATCAGCAAGAAAAAGTAGTAAATAGAGCAAAGAAAAATGAATTAAAGCAAGAAGTAAAGAATCAAAAAGCATTTAATACTCGACGTGAACCAGCAGCAACAAATAAAGTTATTTCAATGAAAAATCCGGATATTTCACATCAATCAAAAATTGTTGTTTTTGAACCAAGAGTGTATTCTGAAGTTCAAGAAATTGCTGACTTATTGCTTGCTAATCAATCTGTTGTATTAAATTTCACTCGTATTGAAGAAGACCAAGCTAAAAGAATCGTTGACTTTTTGACAGGTACGATTTATGCCATTAATGGAGACATTCAACGTATCGGAGACGAAATTTTCCTTTGTACACCTAAGAATGTTGAAATCGATGGAATGCTATCGGATATTACGCAAGAAAAAGATTTTTATTAA
- a CDS encoding YggT family protein, which yields MVDFISLLYVVLVKAIDIYSTLIVVYILMSWLPGAYQSKFGRLLGTICEPYLGFFRRYIPPIGMFSISGIVALVVLNLAKGGLFSLFRLILNVLY from the coding sequence GTGGTTGATTTTATTTCATTACTTTATGTTGTGCTTGTAAAAGCAATAGATATTTATTCTACCCTCATTGTTGTTTATATCTTAATGTCTTGGTTACCTGGAGCTTATCAATCAAAATTTGGCCGTTTATTAGGAACGATATGTGAACCTTATTTAGGCTTTTTTAGAAGGTATATTCCACCAATTGGAATGTTCAGTATTTCAGGAATCGTTGCACTGGTGGTTTTAAATCTAGCTAAAGGTGGATTATTTTCCCTCTTTAGACTAATTTTGAATGTTCTATATTAA
- a CDS encoding RNA-binding protein has protein sequence MIENVYQHFRKEEQPFIDTVIGWIRSVEDQYTPYLTNFLDPRQLHIVKTIVGKNNEITIHSFGGYEAAERVRAFICPAYFTPTQDDFEISISEIRYPTKFATLSHGKVLGTLLSTGLKRDYFGDIVSDGVRWQVFVEKTTINYVEQQVISIGKVSVRMEEKKYTDILIPIDNWTIESETVSSMRLDTVVSSVFKISRQRAKQMIESGKVKLNWVELSRPDFEIGLLDIVSVRGYGRLQVQEIEGKTKKDKWRLQLGVLHK, from the coding sequence ATGATTGAAAATGTTTATCAACATTTTAGAAAAGAAGAGCAACCCTTTATTGATACAGTCATTGGTTGGATAAGAAGCGTAGAAGATCAGTATACTCCTTATTTAACAAATTTTTTAGATCCTCGTCAATTGCATATCGTTAAGACAATAGTTGGAAAAAATAATGAGATTACAATTCATTCTTTTGGTGGATATGAAGCGGCAGAGAGAGTAAGAGCTTTTATCTGTCCTGCATATTTCACACCAACACAAGATGATTTCGAAATTAGTATTTCTGAAATACGGTATCCTACAAAATTTGCAACGTTATCACATGGCAAAGTATTAGGTACCTTACTTTCAACGGGACTAAAAAGAGATTACTTTGGTGATATTGTTTCAGATGGGGTACGTTGGCAAGTATTTGTTGAAAAAACTACTATTAATTATGTAGAACAACAAGTTATCAGTATTGGTAAGGTTTCGGTCCGAATGGAAGAAAAAAAATACACGGATATTTTAATACCGATAGATAATTGGACTATTGAAAGTGAAACAGTATCATCCATGCGTTTGGATACGGTCGTTTCTAGTGTGTTTAAGATTTCTCGACAACGAGCAAAACAAATGATTGAATCTGGTAAAGTAAAATTAAATTGGGTAGAATTAAGTCGTCCCGATTTTGAGATTGGTTTATTAGATATTGTTTCAGTTCGCGGGTATGGACGATTACAGGTACAAGAAATTGAAGGTAAAACTAAAAAAGATAAATGGCGTCTTCAATTAGGCGTTTTGCATAAATAA
- a CDS encoding DivIVA domain-containing protein, whose product MVLTPLDIHNKEFPVKMRGYDQDQVNDYLDQIIKDYEMVLKEKRELEKSLQFSEEKVGHFNNLQDALNKSIIVAQDAADRLKENAAKEANIIRLEAEKNADRLLDEAVSKARKITSETDELKKQSRVFKQRLQIMIESQLEMVKNSEWDDLLRPTEEETLNIPTLKEILSSVNQAETQSTATDTEPSNEVNDESSEVVKVVSTDGTEDNNDAQETSIEGTLPAIELPK is encoded by the coding sequence ATGGTGTTGACTCCCTTAGATATACATAACAAAGAGTTCCCTGTCAAGATGCGAGGCTACGATCAAGATCAAGTAAACGATTATTTAGATCAAATCATTAAGGACTACGAAATGGTTTTAAAAGAAAAACGTGAGTTAGAAAAAAGTTTGCAATTTTCTGAAGAAAAAGTAGGACACTTCAATAATTTGCAAGATGCCTTAAACAAATCAATTATCGTCGCACAAGATGCAGCGGATAGATTGAAAGAAAATGCAGCTAAGGAAGCGAACATTATTCGTCTTGAAGCAGAAAAAAATGCGGATCGTTTATTAGATGAAGCTGTTTCGAAAGCTAGAAAAATCACATCTGAAACAGATGAATTGAAAAAACAAAGCCGAGTCTTTAAACAACGATTACAAATTATGATAGAATCACAATTAGAAATGGTCAAAAATTCTGAATGGGATGATCTATTAAGACCTACTGAAGAAGAGACCCTTAATATTCCTACCTTGAAAGAAATATTATCTAGTGTGAATCAGGCTGAAACTCAATCAACAGCTACGGATACTGAACCAAGTAATGAAGTAAATGATGAGTCATCTGAAGTGGTAAAAGTAGTTAGCACTGATGGAACAGAAGACAATAACGATGCACAAGAAACTTCAATTGAAGGAACATTGCCAGCAATTGAATTACCTAAATAA
- the ileS gene encoding isoleucine--tRNA ligase, which produces MKMKETLQLGKTKFPMRGNLPVRELEWQKNWEELDIYGQRQKINEGKPTFVLHDGPPYANGNIHIGHALNKISKDIIVRYKSMSGFRSPYVPGWDTHGLPIEQALTNKGVKRKEMSIFEFRKLCEEYAWEQVNKQKEDFKRLGVAGEWDHPYVTLTKEYEEAQIRVFGKMAEKGYIYKGLKPIYWSPSSESALAEAEIEYKDVKSASIYVAFKVVDGKGLIDEDTSFVIWTTTPWTIPSNLAITVHPEYDYSVVVADGKKYVVAKDLIETVTQEIGWNQVETIQELKGKELEYMTAQHPMYDRTSLVILGDHVTLEAGTGLVHTAPGHGDDDFIVGQKYKLSVLSPVDNKGCFTDEAPGLEGIFYDDGNKVITEWLKKEGALLKLNFFTHSYPHDWRTKKPVIFRATPQWFASIDKFRGDILEAVEGVEWVQKWGMQRLYNMVRDRGDWVISRQRAWGVPLPIFYGENGEAIITPETIEHVASLFGEFGSNVWFEREAKDLLPEGFTHPSSPNNIFTKETDIMDVWFDSGSSHEAVLRARENLTFPADMYLEGSDQYRGWFNSSITTSVAINGEAPYKTVLSQGMVLDGDGRKMSKSIGNTIAPSKVIKQMGADIIRLWVSSVDTQADVRVSDEILKQVSEVYRKIRNTMRFLLANTADYTPSENSVVFEDLRSVDKYMMIRLNQLVEKVEGHYERYEFSSIYQLINNFCTVDLSQFYLDFAKDVVYIEAEDAYERRAMQTVFYEVLVKLTKLLTPILPHTAEEIWSFLSESEEFVQLADVPAIDSYENEAELMDMWNAFMDVRDVVQKALEEARNEKIIGKSFEAKVTLYPTEQTKDLFVSLNSNLAQLLIVSDLEIAESIDKAPSYATRSESVAVVVEHAHGETCERCRAIKEDVGSNPNAPTLCARCAAIVEEHFPEALVPEAE; this is translated from the coding sequence ATGAAAATGAAAGAAACATTACAATTAGGCAAAACAAAATTCCCAATGCGTGGAAATTTACCAGTACGCGAGTTAGAATGGCAAAAAAACTGGGAAGAATTAGATATTTATGGACAACGTCAAAAAATAAACGAAGGCAAACCAACATTCGTCTTACATGATGGCCCACCTTATGCAAACGGGAACATTCATATCGGACATGCGTTAAATAAAATCAGCAAGGACATTATAGTTCGTTATAAATCAATGTCTGGATTCCGCTCTCCTTACGTTCCTGGTTGGGATACTCATGGTCTGCCAATTGAACAAGCATTAACAAATAAAGGTGTAAAACGTAAAGAAATGAGTATTTTTGAATTCCGTAAACTATGTGAAGAATATGCATGGGAACAAGTGAATAAACAAAAAGAAGATTTTAAACGCTTAGGGGTTGCTGGCGAGTGGGATCATCCATACGTAACACTTACTAAAGAATATGAAGAAGCACAAATTCGAGTATTTGGAAAAATGGCTGAAAAAGGTTATATCTATAAAGGTTTGAAACCCATTTATTGGTCACCATCTAGTGAATCTGCTCTTGCAGAAGCCGAAATCGAATATAAAGATGTTAAATCAGCTAGTATCTATGTAGCATTTAAGGTAGTTGACGGCAAAGGTCTAATTGATGAAGACACTTCTTTTGTGATTTGGACAACGACTCCATGGACTATTCCATCAAATCTTGCCATTACTGTTCATCCTGAATACGATTATTCAGTTGTTGTAGCTGACGGGAAGAAATATGTTGTAGCAAAAGATTTGATTGAAACAGTGACACAAGAAATTGGTTGGAATCAAGTTGAGACGATTCAAGAATTAAAAGGAAAAGAATTGGAATATATGACAGCTCAACACCCAATGTATGATCGTACTTCTTTAGTGATCCTTGGAGATCATGTGACGCTTGAAGCTGGTACAGGACTTGTTCACACAGCTCCAGGACATGGGGACGATGACTTTATCGTTGGACAAAAATATAAATTAAGTGTATTGTCTCCAGTTGATAATAAAGGATGCTTTACAGATGAAGCACCAGGATTAGAAGGTATTTTCTACGATGATGGTAATAAAGTAATCACAGAGTGGTTGAAAAAAGAAGGGGCATTATTAAAATTAAACTTCTTTACTCATAGTTACCCGCATGACTGGAGAACTAAGAAACCGGTTATTTTCCGTGCTACACCGCAATGGTTTGCTTCTATTGATAAGTTTCGTGGAGACATCTTAGAAGCTGTTGAAGGGGTCGAATGGGTTCAAAAATGGGGTATGCAACGCTTGTATAACATGGTTCGTGATCGTGGAGATTGGGTTATTTCGCGTCAACGTGCTTGGGGAGTACCGTTACCAATTTTTTATGGTGAAAATGGCGAAGCCATCATTACGCCTGAAACGATTGAACATGTAGCTTCTTTATTTGGAGAATTTGGTTCAAATGTTTGGTTTGAACGTGAAGCAAAAGACTTATTGCCAGAAGGTTTCACTCATCCTTCAAGTCCAAACAATATTTTCACAAAAGAAACAGACATTATGGATGTTTGGTTTGACTCTGGATCATCCCATGAAGCTGTCTTAAGAGCAAGAGAGAATTTAACTTTCCCAGCAGATATGTATCTTGAAGGATCAGATCAATACCGTGGATGGTTCAATTCAAGCATTACAACCAGTGTTGCCATCAATGGAGAAGCTCCTTATAAAACAGTTCTCTCTCAAGGAATGGTTTTAGATGGTGACGGCCGTAAAATGAGTAAATCTATTGGCAATACGATTGCACCAAGCAAAGTTATCAAACAAATGGGAGCTGACATTATTCGCTTGTGGGTCTCTAGTGTAGATACTCAAGCAGACGTGCGTGTCAGTGATGAAATTTTGAAACAAGTATCTGAAGTGTACCGTAAGATTCGTAATACAATGCGTTTCTTATTAGCAAATACAGCTGATTACACACCTTCAGAAAATAGTGTTGTTTTTGAAGATTTGCGTTCAGTAGATAAATATATGATGATTCGTTTAAATCAATTGGTTGAAAAAGTAGAAGGACATTATGAAAGATATGAATTTTCTTCTATCTATCAATTAATCAATAACTTCTGTACAGTTGATTTATCTCAGTTCTACTTGGACTTTGCTAAAGATGTGGTTTATATCGAAGCTGAAGATGCTTACGAACGTCGTGCAATGCAAACTGTCTTCTATGAAGTATTGGTAAAATTAACAAAATTATTAACACCAATCTTACCTCATACAGCTGAAGAAATTTGGTCATTTTTAAGTGAATCAGAAGAGTTTGTTCAATTAGCTGATGTGCCTGCTATTGACAGCTATGAGAATGAAGCTGAATTAATGGATATGTGGAATGCATTTATGGATGTTCGTGATGTGGTTCAAAAAGCACTTGAAGAAGCACGTAATGAAAAAATCATAGGGAAATCTTTTGAAGCAAAAGTGACCCTTTATCCTACAGAACAAACAAAAGATCTATTTGTTTCATTGAATAGTAATTTAGCTCAATTATTGATTGTTTCAGATTTAGAAATAGCAGAATCGATTGATAAAGCACCAAGTTATGCTACCCGTTCTGAATCTGTCGCAGTAGTTGTAGAACATGCCCACGGCGAAACTTGTGAAAGATGTCGTGCAATTAAAGAAGATGTGGGTTCTAATCCAAATGCTCCTACACTTTGTGCTCGTTGTGCAGCAATCGTTGAAGAACATTTTCCAGAAGCATTAGTTCCAGAAGCTGAATAA
- the dapF gene encoding diaminopimelate epimerase: MELELIKVHGSENEFFILDETVLERTLSEDELVSLTKIITDRNEGLLNGADGVLLVGAAKHKATGESMRVINYDGSEASMCGNGLRTVARYLSEKHNQDELVVETMHADLHVKKAEDLGKDIQTFQVEISPVSFNVDALPFNWADETFIDQELPELAPGLRFSAVAVPNPHLISFVDHKTMESSQLKELATYLNGANPYFPDGVNVSFVEELGNQKIFVRTFERGVGFTNACGTAMAASSLMYVLLKSGKLEEKVQVTNPGGMVQTIVHQKEDGTYWMDLIGNATYLSKISISLKDILNHQLANNKQIRLDENKNYHDFIKHISDINIK, from the coding sequence ATGGAATTAGAGTTGATCAAGGTACATGGATCAGAAAACGAATTTTTTATTTTAGATGAAACAGTATTAGAAAGAACATTGAGCGAAGATGAGCTGGTTTCTTTAACTAAAATTATTACAGATCGCAATGAAGGACTTTTAAATGGAGCAGATGGTGTTCTTTTAGTCGGGGCTGCAAAGCATAAAGCAACTGGCGAAAGCATGAGAGTTATCAATTATGACGGCAGCGAAGCCAGCATGTGCGGCAATGGATTAAGAACTGTTGCTCGTTATCTTTCTGAAAAACACAACCAAGATGAGTTGGTGGTTGAGACGATGCATGCAGATCTCCATGTAAAAAAAGCAGAAGACTTAGGAAAAGATATTCAAACTTTTCAAGTAGAGATTTCCCCGGTATCTTTTAATGTAGATGCATTGCCTTTTAATTGGGCAGATGAAACTTTTATTGATCAAGAACTGCCTGAATTAGCACCTGGGCTGCGTTTTTCTGCCGTAGCAGTACCAAACCCTCATTTAATTAGTTTTGTCGATCATAAAACAATGGAAAGCTCACAGCTTAAAGAACTAGCAACTTATTTAAATGGAGCAAATCCTTATTTTCCTGATGGAGTGAATGTTAGTTTCGTCGAAGAACTAGGCAATCAAAAAATATTTGTTCGTACATTTGAAAGAGGAGTAGGTTTTACAAATGCTTGTGGTACAGCAATGGCAGCCAGCAGTTTAATGTATGTATTATTAAAAAGCGGTAAATTAGAAGAAAAAGTTCAAGTGACTAATCCGGGTGGCATGGTTCAAACAATCGTTCATCAAAAAGAGGATGGAACTTATTGGATGGATCTAATTGGCAATGCAACGTATCTTAGCAAGATTTCTATTTCACTAAAAGATATTTTAAATCATCAGCTAGCCAACAATAAACAAATAAGGTTAGATGAAAATAAAAATTACCATGATTTTATAAAGCATATTTCCGATATTAATATAAAGTGA
- the cspD gene encoding cold-shock protein CspD, with protein sequence MEKGTVKWFNSEKGFGFIEVEGGDDIFVHFSAITGDGFKSLEEGQAVEFDIVEGNRGAQAANVVKL encoded by the coding sequence ATGGAAAAAGGTACAGTTAAATGGTTTAATAGTGAAAAAGGTTTTGGATTTATTGAAGTTGAAGGCGGAGACGATATATTTGTACATTTCAGTGCAATTACAGGCGACGGCTTTAAATCATTAGAAGAAGGCCAAGCAGTTGAATTTGACATTGTTGAAGGAAACCGTGGAGCTCAAGCTGCAAACGTTGTAAAACTATAA
- a CDS encoding MarR family winged helix-turn-helix transcriptional regulator, translated as MEMRKLMNFIHRRIESSKPIGNEQCTKVQGMIIAFLGSHKEKDVFQKDIETKFSMRRSTTSTMLKSMEEKGFIERISSEKDARVKKLQLSETGKSMVEEVNSEIQRIEKLLTNGLTEEEMDQFFEIIQKMQQNMSEAQVKAETEDK; from the coding sequence ATGGAAATGCGGAAGTTAATGAATTTCATCCATCGCAGAATAGAGTCGAGTAAGCCAATAGGCAATGAACAATGTACTAAGGTACAAGGGATGATCATTGCTTTTTTAGGTAGTCATAAAGAGAAAGATGTTTTTCAAAAAGATATTGAAACAAAATTTTCAATGCGACGCTCAACTACTTCAACAATGCTGAAAAGTATGGAAGAAAAAGGATTTATTGAACGCATTTCTAGTGAAAAAGATGCACGAGTCAAAAAATTACAGCTATCAGAAACAGGGAAAAGTATGGTTGAAGAAGTAAACAGTGAAATACAAAGGATCGAAAAATTGTTAACAAATGGTTTAACTGAAGAAGAGATGGATCAGTTTTTTGAAATTATCCAAAAAATGCAACAAAATATGTCTGAAGCTCAAGTTAAAGCTGAAACTGAAGATAAATGA
- a CDS encoding ABC transporter ATP-binding protein, producing MLKILKYLKRKEWLMILCSVIFIVAQVYLDLELPECMSKITELIQIPGSKMEDIFKNGGFMMLCALGSLLASFVTVFFVSKVAAGLSRTVRKEVFTKVEGFSMEEINHFSTASLITRSSNDVTQIQMAMSLGLQVLIKAPIMAVWAITKIMDKSWEWTLSTAGAVGVLLLIISIIVIFALPKFKIIQNLTDNLNRVTRENLTGLRVIRAYNAEAFEEEKFGEANNKLTKTNLFITRIMAIMGPGMSLIMSGLSLAIYWIGAYLINDVQLVNQSSALERISLFSDMVVFSSYAVQVVMSFMMLTIVFIIVPRAAVSAGRILEVLNTKETIKDGNLTQSDSDQKGTIVFDNVTFQYPDATEAILENISFTANKGETVAFIGSTGSGKSTLVNLVPRFFDVTSGAIKINGHDIKEYTQKHLHSLVGFVPQKAFLFSGTVRSNVSYGDAGHEVTDTDMKKAIEIAQSSDFVEKMEGGYDASIAQSGSNVSGGQRQRLAISRAISRKPEILVFDDSFSALDYKTDRILRAALNTELADTTKLIVAQRIGTIRDADKIIVLEEGKIVGIGTHQELMQTCEVYQDIAYSQLSKEELAGE from the coding sequence ATGCTGAAAATACTAAAGTATTTAAAACGAAAAGAATGGCTAATGATTTTATGTAGTGTCATCTTTATCGTTGCTCAAGTTTATTTAGATTTGGAATTACCCGAATGCATGTCTAAAATTACTGAGCTTATTCAAATTCCAGGATCAAAAATGGAAGATATATTCAAAAATGGTGGATTTATGATGTTATGTGCTTTAGGTAGTTTACTAGCATCTTTTGTAACAGTGTTTTTTGTTTCAAAAGTAGCAGCAGGGCTATCACGCACAGTAAGAAAAGAAGTATTTACAAAAGTTGAAGGATTTTCAATGGAAGAAATCAATCATTTTTCTACTGCAAGTTTGATTACTCGTTCTTCAAATGATGTAACACAAATACAAATGGCTATGTCGCTAGGGTTGCAAGTATTGATCAAAGCACCTATTATGGCTGTTTGGGCCATTACAAAAATAATGGATAAATCTTGGGAGTGGACTCTTTCAACAGCTGGTGCAGTAGGAGTATTATTACTTATCATCAGTATCATAGTAATATTCGCTTTACCTAAGTTTAAAATTATTCAAAATTTAACGGATAATCTTAACCGGGTTACTCGCGAAAACTTAACTGGATTACGTGTGATTCGTGCATACAATGCAGAAGCTTTTGAAGAAGAAAAATTTGGAGAAGCTAATAATAAATTAACAAAAACAAACTTATTTATTACTAGAATTATGGCCATTATGGGGCCTGGGATGTCATTGATCATGAGCGGATTAAGTTTAGCTATTTATTGGATAGGTGCATACTTAATCAATGATGTTCAACTAGTGAATCAATCAAGTGCTCTAGAACGTATCAGTTTATTTAGTGATATGGTTGTATTCTCTTCATATGCTGTTCAAGTTGTTATGTCATTCATGATGTTAACGATTGTATTCATTATTGTACCGCGTGCTGCAGTATCAGCTGGACGTATTTTAGAGGTCTTAAATACAAAAGAAACTATCAAAGATGGAAACTTAACACAATCTGATAGTGATCAAAAAGGAACAATCGTATTTGACAACGTAACCTTCCAATATCCAGATGCTACTGAGGCCATATTAGAAAATATTTCCTTTACAGCAAATAAAGGTGAAACGGTTGCTTTTATCGGTTCTACGGGTAGCGGAAAGAGTACACTCGTTAACTTAGTACCCCGCTTCTTTGACGTAACAAGTGGAGCAATCAAAATCAATGGCCATGATATTAAAGAATATACGCAAAAACACTTGCATTCTCTAGTTGGTTTTGTTCCGCAAAAAGCGTTCTTATTTAGTGGGACGGTTCGTTCAAATGTGAGTTATGGAGATGCTGGTCATGAAGTTACAGATACTGACATGAAAAAAGCAATTGAAATAGCGCAAAGTAGTGATTTCGTTGAGAAAATGGAAGGCGGATATGATGCTTCTATTGCTCAATCAGGTAGCAATGTATCTGGTGGACAACGTCAACGTTTAGCCATTTCACGTGCTATTTCACGCAAACCAGAAATCTTAGTGTTTGATGATTCATTTTCAGCATTAGATTACAAAACTGACCGTATTTTACGTGCAGCACTAAATACAGAGTTAGCAGATACAACAAAATTAATTGTTGCTCAACGTATTGGTACGATTCGTGATGCAGATAAGATCATTGTTTTAGAAGAAGGAAAAATTGTTGGAATTGGTACACATCAAGAATTGATGCAAACATGCGAAGTCTATCAAGACATTGCTTATTCTCAACTTTCTAAGGAGGAATTAGCAGGTGAGTAA